One genomic region from Argentina anserina chromosome 2, drPotAnse1.1, whole genome shotgun sequence encodes:
- the LOC126785255 gene encoding uncharacterized protein LOC126785255, with protein sequence MERTDTEMMETEMEVDTASTGPPAQMSFTGESDVVRDLLTLARQLVGEGKPTQALQAVVMAARTRGGDAAVVQSLQRARELYRCRLQETTAVDQLASLFAECAIAEAQPSKPESSADNMSGPSAAPDAQGTSILAETGRMQIVLDAFSDGSSFICLQCGGLVSNHRKDEHYAYWCCQI encoded by the exons ATGGAGCGTACGGACACAGAGATGATGGAGACGGAGATGGAGGTCGACACCGCCTCCACTGGGCCGCCGGCGCAGATGTCTTTCACCGGCGAAAGTGACGTCGTCAGGGACTTGCTCACATTGGCTCGCCAGCTCGTCGGTGAAGGCAAGCCTACTCAGGCCCTCCAAGCG GTTGTTATGGCAGCGAGGACCAGAGGTGGGGATGCAGCTGTTGTTCAGTCCTTGCAACGAGCTCGTGAGCTATACAGATGTAGGTTGCAAGAAACCACTGCTGTCGATCAGTTAGCCTCTTTGTTTGCCGAGTGTGCAATCGCTGAAGCTCAGCCTTCAAAACCCGAATCATCCGCAGATAACATGAGTGGCCCATCGGCTGCACCAGATGCTCAAGGAACTTCTATACTGGCTGAAACTGGCAGGATGCAGATTGTGCTGGATGCGTTTTCAGATGGGAGCAGCTTCATTTGCTTACAGTGTGGAGGTCTTGTTAGCAATCATCGGAAAGACGAGCACTATGCATATTGGTGTTGCCAAATTTGA
- the LOC126785235 gene encoding probable inactive receptor kinase At5g67200 produces MLHKWKLPSLPLFLLLASVSCSTPAPANSSDAAALLDFKAKADLNNALIFYSNKTLHFCRLVGIECAKARVVRLVIQDLDLGGVFAPDTLTRLDQLRVLSLQNLSLTGPVPDLSGLINLKTLFLDHNAFSGSLPHSFSSLHRLRTLDLSYNYLTGSLPKWLAGLNRLYYLRLEWNHFNGSIPPLNQSSLQTFNVSANNLTGVVPVTPTLLRFGPSSFYRNPGLCGEIIRIECRPNAPFFRPAAPSTVPEAPSPARPLGLRAGEGVELAQPCHKKHKRTAVIVGFSSGVFVLICSLLCFVLAVKKSRNNKQVKKADLTADDVAALHAAEAVHMEQEELEQKVKRVQGIQVVKSGSLLFCAGEAQVYSLDQLMRASAELLGRGMLGSTYKAVLDNRLIVCVKRLDASVLEGTGRDVFERHLESVGGLRHPNLVPLRAYFQAKEERLLIYDYQPNGSLFSLLHGSKSTRAKPLHWTSCLKIAEDVAQGLSYIHQAWRLVHGNLKSSNVLLGSDFEACVTDYCLSVLVTNPPQWEEENPDSAACKAPEIRHSNYTPTPKSDVYAYGILLVELLTGRPPSQHLVSVPPNEMMEWVRSVREEADHDGGGAHSEESRNKMEMLLEVAITCRSASPEQRPTMWQVLKMLQEIKETLAAHETESELMGSCPG; encoded by the exons ATGCTCCACAAATGGAAACTACCCTCACTTCCTCTGTTTCTACTACTGGCCTCTGTTTCTTGCTCTACTCCAGCTCCAGCAAACTCATCCGACGCTGCTGCCCTTCTTGATTTCAAAGCCAAAGCGGACTTGAACAATGCCCTTATCTTCTATTCCAACAAGACTCTCCATTTCTGCCGATTGGTTGGGATCGAATGCGCCAAAGCCAGGGTGGTCCGGTTAGTCATCCAAGACTTGGATCTCGGCGGCGTCTTCGCTCCGGACACTCTCACCCGCCTCGACCAGCTCCGAGTTCTCAGCCTTCAGAATCTCTCACTCACCGGACCGGTCCCCGATCTTTCCGGACTCATCAACCTCAAAACCCTCTTCCTCGACCACAACGCATTCTCCGGTTCACTTCCTCATTCCTTCTCTTCTCTCCACAGGCTTCGAACCCTTGATCTCTCCTACAACTACCTCACCGGTTCGCTCCCCAAATGGCTGGCCGGTCTGAACCGGCTCTACTATCTCCGCCTTGAGTGGAACCACTTCAACGGCTCCATCCCGCCGCTGAACCAATCCTCCCTCCAAACCTTCAATGTCTCCGCCAACAACCTCACCGGCGTTGTTCCCGTCACTCCGACTCTCCTCCGATTTGGACCGTCGTCTTTCTACCGGAACCCCGGCCTCTGCGGCGAGATCATCCGAATAGAATGCCGGCCGAATGCTCCGTTTTTTCGTCCGGCCGCACCGTCGACAGTGCCTGAAGCTCCGTCGCCGGCTCGACCTCTCGGGCTGAGAGCCGGTGAGGGAGTTGAGCTTGCTCAGCCGTGTCACAAGAAGCACAAGAGAACCGCCGTCATCGTCGGATTCTCCTCCGGCGTGTTCGTCCTCATCTGCTCGCTCCTCTGCTTCGTCCTCGCCGTCAAGAAAAGCAGGAATAACAAGCAAGTCAAAAAGGCTGACTTGACCGCGGATGACGTGGCGGCGCTGCATGCGGCGGAGGCGGTGCATATGGAGCAGGAGGAGCTGGAGCAGAAGGTGAAGAGAGTCCAGGGGATTCAAGTGGTGAAGAGCGGGAGCTTGTTATTCTGTGCGGGCGAGGCGCAGGTGTACTCGCTGGACCAGCTAATGAGGGCGTCGGCGGAGCTACTGGGTAGAGGGATGCTGGGGTCCACCTACAAGGCAGTGCTGGACAATCGTCTGATCGTTTGCGTTAAACGGCTGGATGCGAGTGTGCTGGAGGGGACGGGTAGGGATGTGTTTGAGAGGCACTTGGAATCAGTGGGTGGGCTCCGGCACCCGAACTTGGTTCCGCTCCGGGCTTATTTTCAGGCCAAGGAAGAGAGGCTGCTCATCTATGATTACCAGCCCAATGGCagcctcttctctctccttcatg GTTCGAAATCAACAAGGGCAAAGCCTCTGCACTGGACATCATGCTTGAAAATAGCAGAGGACGTAGCGCAAGGCCTCTCCTACATCCACCAAGCGTGGAGGCTTGTCCACGGCAACCTCAAGTCCTCCAACGTCCTACTTGGCTCTGACTTTGAGGCATGTGTCACCGACTACTGCCTCTCTGTTCTTGTTACTAATCCTCCACAATGGGAGGAGGAGAATCCTGATTCTGCTGCATGCAAAGCCCCTGAGATTCGTCATTCAAATTACACGCCAACGCCCAAGTCTGATGTGTATGCATATGGTATTTTGCTGGTGGAGCTTCTCACAGGCAGGCCTCCGTCGCAGCACTTAGTTTCAGTTCCCCCGAATGAGATGATGGAGTGGGTGAGGTCGGTGAGGGAAGAAGCAGATCACGATGGTGGTGGTGCTCATTCGGAAGAGAGTAGGAACAAAATGGAAATGCTGCTCGAGGTAGCCATAACTTGTCGATCAGCTTCGCCGGAGCAGAGACCAACAATGTGGCAGGTGTTGAAGATGCTACAGGAGATCAAAGAGACTCTGGCCGCCCATGAAACTGAGAGCGAGTTAATGGGATCATGTCCTGGCTAG